GTTTCGCTTCAGATCAATAAACTTTGCCCGATTTTCATCGGTGCCGACCTCCTCCAAAAGCGCCTGAGTCCACCGCAGCTCATCTTGGGCCTCCTGTTGCATCTTGGGTGCTGTCAGAATCACTTCGATACGTCGCCTGGCGCGACGAAGGGCAACTAGCTGTTCCTCACAACTTTTCAGATCGGCGTCCGTTCCTCCGTGTTGCAACAAATTCTGAATTCCCTGAACTACCTCTTGACGTTTCATCGACTCAAGCTCAATCAATGCCGGTTTGCTCTTGACCGCTTCTGCGAGTTCCTGACTCTCATTGAGAGCATTCCGTTCTGTTCTAAACTCCTGCTCTATCTCTCCGATTGGAAGTGCTGGCTTGATGAGTCCATTTATGCTGACTTCTTTTTCTAGGTCAAGAATAGGTATATACACACTCGCCTTGATTGTCCTTGAATCATCGATGGCTAATCGTATTTCCACCCCGGAACCGGAAGGAAGATCACGATCAATCATCGAACCAGTGAGGACGAACTCACCAATCTTGCGATTTTCGTCCGCAGCATCTGTCGCTTCTCCCTCGATGAGAGGAACCCGCAGCGCATCGTCCCGATTGCCGCGTCTAATAAGGCCTATCGTCACATGCTTCGCAGTGGCTTTCGCGGGCAATGGCGTCCCTTTAGCGAATAGAACATGAACTCGATTGCCAGCCTCGGCGATGCCGATGTTGTGTGTCAACGGTGGTTTAGTAATCGTCAAGCCGACGGTATAAGTGAACACGGACGGAGTAACTGAGCAGGCCCTTCCGCTCTGATCAAAAAGTTCGACGTGGTATTCATTTGCACTCCCCGACTGAGCCAACAGGAAACCACTGAACGTCCCTGCATCATCTAGAGGAATCTTCCCACTGTCCCAGGGGGGCATACCGCCAGGATTATTGAAACGAATCGTGTACCCGCTGAGGGACTTCCCAGATGGAGCCAAAACAGTTCCGCCCACGAGCGGTTCAAGATCGCTTCCTATGGGATCGTATGTCAAGGCGACCGTAAATGTTCCGGCGGCAGTGGGAGTGGGACGCCTTGCAGGTAGTCGTCTGCTACCTGCAAAAATCGCAGCCCCTTGAGCTACAACGGTCAGGGGATCGGCCGAAAAATCGACCGGAATGCCTAACCCTTCCTTCGGGTCAGCGAGAATCTCTCGAAGGAAGGGCGTATACGTTGGACCTCCGACCAGGATCGTTCGTTCGATATGACCTGCCGATAGTTTTGCTTCTCCCAGTACCCGCCTGCACATATCAATTGAGCGATACACAAGAGGACGGAGAACTGACTCAACTTCCGACCTTGTAAGCAGGTAGTCCAGTTCCACGGGCCTCCCGTTGTCATCGTTGCATACGAAGTCTTTCTGGATTGACTCTGCTTTCTCTTTCGATACGGCAATCTTGGCATCCTCCGCCCACTCCTTCAACTTTGCGAACGCCGAAATCCACTTCTCATTACCACGACGAAAATCCGTGAGGGCATATTCGCTCGTCAGATGTGGGACTAGAAAGTTGTCAACCAAAGCCCAATCAAGATCACCGCCGCCGAGGTAGTTATCGCCGCCATGATTGACTACTTGTATCTCTCCGTCGCGCACATGAATGACTGCGGCGTCGAAAGTTCCCCCGCCAAAGTCATAGACGAGCCAAAACGCATTCTTCTGAGTTTCCTGAAATCCATATGCTAGAGCAGCAGCGATTGGCTCCTGTAGCAATGGACTCGATACAAATCCTGCAAGTGATGCCGCGCGCTTCGTTGCTTCAGAAGCTGGAAGATCGAAAGAAGCCGGCACCGTAATTACGGTGGCTTCCAAATCTTCGCCCTTCTGCTTTTTAACTTCATCACGAAGCGCCTTTAGGACTTCAGCAGACAACTGTTCTGCATTCATGCGGATTCCGCTACGAACGAATTCCTTGTGCTGGGTCGTTCCCATCCACCGTTTGAATCCTCCAACTGCGTCGCTGGGATGGGAAACGAGACGATCTTTAGCCCTCTTCCCTGTACGGATACTGCCATCCTTGTCAACGTAAACTGCCGAAGGCGTATAGGGCCATCCCTCGTTGTTGCGAATAATAACGGCCCCAGTGCTTTCGAGCACAGAAATGCAGCTATTGGTAGTGCCCAAGTCTATTCCGTAATCAATCGTCATCCGTTCCATTTAATCGCTACCTCGGGAGAATCTGCGGAGTTGCCACAATTACTTGACCAATCTGTATACGTTGACCCTGGAGATACACCGTGGGTCTGATGGTTTCAGCCACAGTCTCTCGTTCTACGCCGGGAGTCGGCTGGAATGCGAGGACTTCAAGCGATTGCCCAGAGTCAAATGGCTGGTTGTAGTGATCTTGGATATTGAGTCCAACTCGCTCTAAAGAGTCCCAGAGGCGTTCCACATGGCGAGCCATCTTGGCCAAGTGGGGCTTTGGCTCTCCCGAGACGGAGTCAACACAACCTTTCCGCATATCCCATGCGGAGTTTGCAAGGTCAAGGAAAAAGTCCCCTGGCACACTCAATGGACGGGGACCGGCCACACCTTCGGCGCCTAACATCGAAGGGGACTGGATTCCTCTAAATTCATTGGCAGATCGAAAATCTTTCATTGGGCGTTCACCATCTTGTTGAGATTATCAATTTTGGTATTCGTCTCGCCTAGCAAATCCTCGTATTCACTATGAAGGCTGTGACCACGAGAAATGTCCGCATTGAAGTCCCTTACGTTCCGATTGTGCCTACTCCTCACGCGTTCATATTCATCTTGATCGATCTGAACTCCTGCGCCATTGTCGCTCTCCATGTGCTCCAAGGTGGCCTTGTCAGCATCAATCTTGCTTTTGTAATCATCCATCTCAGAGTTGAGGCTCTGAAGTTCTCCCTCAAGGCTCGCTAGTCGAGCTTTCGATTGTGCAATTTCCTCTCGCAAACTCGTGATGCTTGCCTGATTCGAGCCCGCAGTTGAACCTTTATCAGTGGAGGAGTCTGGAATCGAGATAGGTGCGACCGGTGGATTCGTGTTAAGCGTGGTTCCCGACGCAGGAGAGCTGTCACTTGTATTGTTCGTTTCGCCACCGCTCGAAAGAACTAGAATCACGATCACGAGAATGGCGACCACCATACCGACTGCCATCTTGCCAAGCTTTGGTAGCTTGCGCCATACTTGTCCGAGTGCATATCCCCGTCGAACTGCTTTGGAGGTGCCTTGAGCTGCGCTCGAGGCCTGTCTAGTGTCACCACGCGAAGAAGACTGGCTCCGAGTCCCAGCGGATGCCCCAGGACGCCCCTGTCCAGAAGCAGCCAATTTCCGCTCTACTACCCCAATCTCCTCTGCCAGTCTCGCTCGAAGTTCTTCGCTGTGAGCAAGTGCCATGCAGTCTTCAAAGAGTGGAAGGGCCACAGCCCACCCATCAGTTTTGTTCACATAGTCTATGAGGCATCCTCGAATCGTACGTGCGACTTGATCGTGAGCATCATTGCGGCGCTGATCGTTGACTCCGACGAGGCAGTTCAGCGTCTTTAGAATGGGTGTCTTCGCAGTTCGTAGACTTTCCACTACCGTCGCTCCTTGTTCGGGAGCAGCGTCCACCTTTGATGTCGCCTGTTGGCAGATGAGCGTCAGATATTCCAGAAGAGGAGTGAGCGCACGGTAAAGGGCTTTATCAGCGTGTTCCGTTCCGAGGCCGGATGAATACATTAGCTGCCGTTGCCGCGCGGCCTCGGCGTATTCACTCTTTTCTCCGGCCTTCACGGCATTCTGAGCGTTGATGTAAAGCAGCGCCTCCGGTAGCGTTCTCCACATACTTCGCGCAAGCTCTGGAGTTATACGCGGATCATTCATTTCCTTAATGCGTTGAATATAGTGATCCCAGAAACGACTATTGGTTGCGACAGTCTGCCAATGACGGAAAGCGTCCCCCCATAGCGTAGTAGCCGAAATGGTTTGGCCAGAGATGCCAGAAGTTTCACCCTCCAATGCCCTCAAGTGACTAAACACGGCTAAATTATGGGTAGCGATACCTCGG
This is a stretch of genomic DNA from Granulicella sp. WH15. It encodes these proteins:
- a CDS encoding Hsp70 family protein, with protein sequence MERMTIDYGIDLGTTNSCISVLESTGAVIIRNNEGWPYTPSAVYVDKDGSIRTGKRAKDRLVSHPSDAVGGFKRWMGTTQHKEFVRSGIRMNAEQLSAEVLKALRDEVKKQKGEDLEATVITVPASFDLPASEATKRAASLAGFVSSPLLQEPIAAALAYGFQETQKNAFWLVYDFGGGTFDAAVIHVRDGEIQVVNHGGDNYLGGGDLDWALVDNFLVPHLTSEYALTDFRRGNEKWISAFAKLKEWAEDAKIAVSKEKAESIQKDFVCNDDNGRPVELDYLLTRSEVESVLRPLVYRSIDMCRRVLGEAKLSAGHIERTILVGGPTYTPFLREILADPKEGLGIPVDFSADPLTVVAQGAAIFAGSRRLPARRPTPTAAGTFTVALTYDPIGSDLEPLVGGTVLAPSGKSLSGYTIRFNNPGGMPPWDSGKIPLDDAGTFSGFLLAQSGSANEYHVELFDQSGRACSVTPSVFTYTVGLTITKPPLTHNIGIAEAGNRVHVLFAKGTPLPAKATAKHVTIGLIRRGNRDDALRVPLIEGEATDAADENRKIGEFVLTGSMIDRDLPSGSGVEIRLAIDDSRTIKASVYIPILDLEKEVSINGLIKPALPIGEIEQEFRTERNALNESQELAEAVKSKPALIELESMKRQEVVQGIQNLLQHGGTDADLKSCEEQLVALRRARRRIEVILTAPKMQQEAQDELRWTQALLEEVGTDENRAKFIDLKRNTELALTADPEILRKAIDALATQRIELWLRTPEYWLGYREYLAGEKAKMTDETQADRWLVHADRAIASGDTEALKVACRQLNALLPRDVQTVGYGGSTLRAR
- a CDS encoding response regulator, yielding MTNRRILIANHDQRVSNELSSFLRRSGYDVSLACNSDDAIRVAKNDPALLIIDPVMPGLSGLEAANHIFAATGCKVLFLTDLAGDEDFQALVDGLVRDGIDCAAFATNRPNADLVAYIQAAIGVGSPAEPLTTSSSTQSPERPPDRSEGANDVAPTGQIQASPYTPLFAVANAKVYQSNAFRLTGLQVSATSREIKRAYQEFGMSKSLNRAWKPKCLISSAVEPDDDDLEAAFALISDPEKRLLQDFFWFWPDGAEDSAFASLAANDSALALAEWGRRSIGDDPRGIATHNLAVFSHLRALEGETSGISGQTISATTLWGDAFRHWQTVATNSRFWDHYIQRIKEMNDPRITPELARSMWRTLPEALLYINAQNAVKAGEKSEYAEAARQRQLMYSSGLGTEHADKALYRALTPLLEYLTLICQQATSKVDAAPEQGATVVESLRTAKTPILKTLNCLVGVNDQRRNDAHDQVARTIRGCLIDYVNKTDGWAVALPLFEDCMALAHSEELRARLAEEIGVVERKLAASGQGRPGASAGTRSQSSSRGDTRQASSAAQGTSKAVRRGYALGQVWRKLPKLGKMAVGMVVAILVIVILVLSSGGETNNTSDSSPASGTTLNTNPPVAPISIPDSSTDKGSTAGSNQASITSLREEIAQSKARLASLEGELQSLNSEMDDYKSKIDADKATLEHMESDNGAGVQIDQDEYERVRSRHNRNVRDFNADISRGHSLHSEYEDLLGETNTKIDNLNKMVNAQ